The following is a genomic window from Clostridium sp..
TTGTCCATGTCCTGATATCTTCTGCTTGGATCAATGCAGCTCATAGCTGCTCTATCTGTTTTTATAAGGTCTTCATTTTTACCGCTCAAGCAAACCCATCTAAAAGGTCCATATCCATAATCGAATAATTGGGGCCCCATAATATCTTCCACGTAGGATGGAAGCATGAATCCATCTTTATCATCTATTCCATTTCTTGAAATTTCTTTTACACCTGCATCATAAACTGCTTTCAAAAATGAATTTCCATAATCAAAAAAATATGTACCTCTGTCAACACAGTTTTTTATCAGCTCGTAGTGATGTCTTAAACTTTTATCTACGAGTTTCTTGAAATTTTCTCTATTCTCGCTTAATAATCTTGTTCTTTCATCAAAAGTAATTCCCTGAGGGCAATAGCCACCCTCATAAACGGCATGGCAGGATGTCTGATCGGACAGGAGGTCAACCTTTATGTTGTTTTTGACTACATATTCCAGTAAGTCTACTATATTCCCGTGGTATGCAATTGACATGGCTTCTTCTTTGCTTATGCATTCCTGCGCCAATTTGAATATTCCATCTAAATCAGATGAAGCTTTATTTATCCAACCCTGCTTGATTCTGGTATCTATTCTTGATTCATCAACTTCTGCAATTATTCCAACCCCATTTGCTATTTCGACAGCTTTAGGCTGTGCTCCACTCATCCCGCCAAGTCCGGAGCTTATAAACAAATGTCCTCTGAGATCTCCGCTCCTTTTTATATGTAGTTTTAACCTTGCTGCGTTTAACAATGTATTGTATGTACCGTGAACAATTCCCTGGGGACCTATATACATCCACCCTCCAGCCGTCATCTGCCCGTAGTTGGCTACCCCCATCTGCTCTGCTGTTTCCCAGTCTTCCATATTATCAAACATACCAACCATGAGGGCATTTGTTATTATAATTCTTGGTGCATTTTCTCTAGTTTTGAACAATCCCAAGGGATGTCCTGATTCTATAACCAGAGTTTGATCTTTTTCTAGAATCTCAAGATATTTTTTTATCAATCTGTACTGCATCCAATTCTGGCATACGCTTCCTGTCTCACCGTAAGTAATCAACTCATAGGGGTATAGTGCAACCTCAAAATCAAGATTGTTGTCTATCATGACTTGAAATGCCTTGCCTTCAACACATCTTCCTTTATATTCATCTATAGGTTTTCCATAGATTCTTCCATCTGGTCTAAATCTATATCCATAAATTCTTCCTCTGGTTTTCAACTCTTCCAAAAATTCAGGCAACAGTATTTCATGATATTTTTCCGGTACATATCTGAGGGCATTTTTTACGGCAGTTTCTGTTTGTTCCTCATTTAAAGTATAGCTTCTATCAGGTGCCCGTCTTATCCCACTTGTAAATTCAGGCATCTCAGGTAATTCATCATCTAAGGTCACAGACATTGAATTTTTAATTTTCTCATTGAAATCCATTTTGTTTCCTCCATAATTTATTGTTTGCTATAAGATTTTGGTATTTTCCAATTTACATACTAGATTTTGTACAGAATTTATAATATTTTTTTCAGGTACACTTATTATATGACCATTTTTTACTCTTAAATTTCCATCAATTACTACGTACTTAATTGCACATGGCTGCATGGAATAGACTATATTTGGCAAAATCTGCTCTCTGGACTTGAAAATAGGCTGAATAGACAGATCATCCATATCTATACCTATAAAATCTGCCTTGTAGCCATTTTCAATTTTCCCGACGGGAAGCTGTAGGATATCTCCTCCAATTTCCGTTCCCATAGAAAATACTTGGTTGTAATTTACTGACAGTGAGTCAAGCGTATTTACTTTCTGAAGCAGTGCACACATTCTCATCTCTTCAAAAACACTTATTTTATTATTGCTGCACGCTCCATCCGTACCCAAACCTATGTCCACATCAAATTTCATCAATTCGGTAATATTGGTTATTCCATCTGCAAGGAACATATTGCTTGAAGGACAATAAGCCAGTTTAACTCCATTTTTCCCCATGAGCCTTATTTCATTATCATTAAGCCATACACAATGAATGGCAACCATATTATCATCAAGTACACCTATGTCATTAAGTAGTTCAACTGGTCTTGAATTGAATTTTCTCCTTATTTGATCGACTTCAAAAGGTTCTTCCGCCACATGTATGTGAAATTTTGTGCCGAGTTCCATTGCCAGCTTGTGACCTGCCTTGATCATGTCCAACGATGCAGCATGCAAACTGTGGGGAGCGGGTATAACTTTAACCATTTCATTGTCGTTGTATTTTATGGCAAGTTTTTTAATGCTTTTTACGGATTCATCTATACTTTCCACATATCCATTTGGTGCACCTTCCCAATCATACATGCATCTTGCCAGGACAAGACGTATTCCAATATCCCGGGCTGCTTTTATAATGGCTTCATCACTTTCTATACCATCATTGTGTACATAAAAGAAATCACTTACTGAAGTAACGCCGTATTTCATCATTTCCCCGAAGGCAAATAGTGCTCCGGTGTATAGATCTTCCGGATTGAGCTTAGGTGAGAATCTATATAATGATTTATCTCTCCATTCTAAAAAAGGTTTATCTACAGCGATACCTCTGAGTAAACTTTGGAATGAATGATTGTGGACATTTACTGTTCCGGGAATCATTATATTATTAGACCAATCGGCTATTTCTGCACTTTGATATTTTTGCTTGAGTTTGTCAAAC
Proteins encoded in this region:
- a CDS encoding amidohydrolase family protein, which codes for MEKIYKSSLIYHNNHFKADSGVVVENGEILEIGLFDKLKQKYQSAEIADWSNNIMIPGTVNVHNHSFQSLLRGIAVDKPFLEWRDKSLYRFSPKLNPEDLYTGALFAFGEMMKYGVTSVSDFFYVHNDGIESDEAIIKAARDIGIRLVLARCMYDWEGAPNGYVESIDESVKSIKKLAIKYNDNEMVKVIPAPHSLHAASLDMIKAGHKLAMELGTKFHIHVAEEPFEVDQIRRKFNSRPVELLNDIGVLDDNMVAIHCVWLNDNEIRLMGKNGVKLAYCPSSNMFLADGITNITELMKFDVDIGLGTDGACSNNKISVFEEMRMCALLQKVNTLDSLSVNYNQVFSMGTEIGGDILQLPVGKIENGYKADFIGIDMDDLSIQPIFKSREQILPNIVYSMQPCAIKYVVIDGNLRVKNGHIISVPEKNIINSVQNLVCKLENTKIL
- a CDS encoding urocanate hydratase, translating into MDFNEKIKNSMSVTLDDELPEMPEFTSGIRRAPDRSYTLNEEQTETAVKNALRYVPEKYHEILLPEFLEELKTRGRIYGYRFRPDGRIYGKPIDEYKGRCVEGKAFQVMIDNNLDFEVALYPYELITYGETGSVCQNWMQYRLIKKYLEILEKDQTLVIESGHPLGLFKTRENAPRIIITNALMVGMFDNMEDWETAEQMGVANYGQMTAGGWMYIGPQGIVHGTYNTLLNAARLKLHIKRSGDLRGHLFISSGLGGMSGAQPKAVEIANGVGIIAEVDESRIDTRIKQGWINKASSDLDGIFKLAQECISKEEAMSIAYHGNIVDLLEYVVKNNIKVDLLSDQTSCHAVYEGGYCPQGITFDERTRLLSENRENFKKLVDKSLRHHYELIKNCVDRGTYFFDYGNSFLKAVYDAGVKEISRNGIDDKDGFMLPSYVEDIMGPQLFDYGYGPFRWVCLSGKNEDLIKTDRAAMSCIDPSRRYQDMDNYNWIRDAEKNRLVVGTKARILYQDAEGRINIALKFNEMVRNKEIGSIMLGRDHHDVSGTDSPFRETANIKDGSNVMADMAVQCFAGNAARGMSLVTLHNGGGVGIGKAINGGFGLVLDGSKRVDDIIKSAVLWDVMGGVARRSWAGNKHSIETAVAFNEKYKNNGFNQLTIPYLVDKTLIDKNKNKFTKE